One segment of Niabella beijingensis DNA contains the following:
- a CDS encoding DUF4134 domain-containing protein, with protein sequence MKNPFTFYKNQKWIESFLKFQLLSTIVLLGSTELSAQSGSGGIQAATTEVKSYFQVGTTLMYAIGAITGLVGAIKVYNKWNSGDNDTGKVAASWFGSCIFLVVVATVLKGFFGV encoded by the coding sequence ATGAAAAACCCATTCACATTTTATAAGAATCAAAAATGGATTGAATCTTTTTTAAAGTTTCAACTTTTATCAACTATTGTATTGCTTGGCTCCACTGAATTATCCGCACAAAGCGGATCTGGTGGAATTCAGGCAGCAACCACTGAAGTAAAAAGTTACTTCCAGGTTGGCACTACATTAATGTATGCAATTGGTGCTATAACCGGCCTTGTAGGGGCCATAAAAGTCTACAATAAATGGAATTCGGGCGATAACGACACAGGGAAAGTGGCGGCCAGTTGGTTTGGGAGCTGTATTTTTTTGGTTGTCGTTGCGACGGTGTTGAAAGGCTTCTTTGGAGTTTAA
- a CDS encoding conjugal transfer protein TraI: MTYRKTLFAGLLTVLLLLGSAPIQQANAIGIWQIIKEAIVKVIKAIDLAVQRVQNQTIRLQHIQKQIENAMAKLKLKEIAEWGEKQRKLFKTYYDELWKVKRTIAYYKRIRSIIENQLQLIKEYKRAYALVSNDKNFNPKELLYIFDVYTGILDESAKNIDELMLVVQSFSTQMSDASRLELIAKTDDAVSKNLSHLRRFTNQNIMLSIERSKDGQEQQTIKSYYGLK, from the coding sequence ATGACCTATAGAAAAACACTATTTGCCGGATTGCTTACGGTCCTGCTTTTGCTTGGCAGTGCTCCAATTCAACAGGCCAATGCTATAGGCATTTGGCAAATCATAAAAGAAGCTATTGTTAAAGTCATAAAGGCCATTGACTTGGCGGTTCAGCGGGTTCAAAACCAGACAATTCGTTTACAGCATATTCAAAAGCAAATCGAAAATGCGATGGCGAAGTTAAAACTGAAGGAGATTGCCGAATGGGGAGAAAAACAACGGAAGCTGTTTAAAACATATTATGATGAGCTTTGGAAGGTAAAGAGAACTATTGCGTATTATAAAAGGATAAGGAGCATTATTGAAAATCAGCTACAGTTAATTAAGGAATACAAAAGAGCCTATGCCCTTGTTAGCAACGATAAAAACTTTAATCCCAAAGAACTGCTTTACATATTTGATGTTTACACCGGCATTCTGGACGAAAGCGCAAAAAACATTGATGAGTTAATGCTTGTGGTACAGTCCTTTTCCACCCAAATGTCTGACGCTTCAAGACTTGAGCTGATCGCGAAGACGGATGACGCAGTCAGCAAGAACCTATCACATCTTCGTCGGTTCACCAATCAAAACATAATGCTGAGTATTGAACGTTCCAAAGACGGGCAGGAACAACAGACTATTAAATCTTATTATGGTCTGAAATAA
- a CDS encoding TraG family conjugative transposon ATPase yields MIVFLLLCLVIFSGLLLQLGEPKKDAKDLDKLLPIYKIEQDCIISKQGDITIVYEISLPEVFTLSAEDYEQLHHILLRAIKLLPAGTILHKQDWYTEDFYKADNSQDQSFLKRKSESYFENRQFLKHHSYLMITRKADNRKLSNSVFSNLLRPTLVPSVSLQPQVLQDFLDKTSQVMKLLSEGSHIRSRQLTADEIAGDEKKAGLLERYCFLLSPEERPIRRDIIFKPEWQIGEKHVQMFSLADPEDLPAICGSRITYDKYSTDVSKFSVGFAASVGLLLRTNHIYNQFLIVQNTTKTAKRLETRRRRLQSLSAYSRENAISCDATNAFLSEMISQQRQPVKAHFNIITWTDNPEELKDLRNKASSAIAQMDASPRQEIKGAPQLFWASLPGNAADLPINETFDSFAEQATCFLAQETNYRTVKPEQGIRFTDRFGRPVYEDLFDLPRTEYGWTSNMGLLCCGSSGGGKSMTLNHILRSLYDQDAHCVIIDIGGSYKGLCELVKGYYFTYEEKNPIKFNPFWLPEGLSLDTEKKESLKSLLIALWKQENDPYNRSEYVALSNALQGYYQLLENDESVFPCFNTFYEYLQTTYAELLKEHRVKDKDFDLDNFLYVLRPYYKNGEFDYLLNATENLNLLDQRFIVIELDNLKDHPVLFSVVTLLVTEMFVSKMRKLAGTRKVLIIDEAWKAIARSGMADFLKYAFKTIRKFNGIPGVVTQELDDLVSSPIIKDAIINNADIKILMDMRKFMFKFDKLQDVLGLSDKAKTILLSVNKDNHEIFIDLGGQMSKVFKNELCPEEYFAYTTDGKERVRVLEYAERFGGDMELAIGKLLEDIKKEKHLLN; encoded by the coding sequence ATGATTGTTTTTCTCCTTTTATGCCTTGTCATTTTTTCTGGCTTGCTTTTACAATTGGGCGAACCCAAAAAAGACGCAAAAGACCTTGATAAACTGTTGCCTATATATAAAATTGAGCAAGATTGTATTATTTCTAAACAAGGGGATATTACAATAGTCTATGAAATTAGCCTGCCGGAGGTCTTCACACTATCAGCGGAAGATTACGAGCAATTGCACCACATTTTGCTGCGTGCAATTAAGCTCCTGCCGGCAGGCACTATTTTACATAAACAGGATTGGTATACAGAGGACTTCTACAAGGCAGACAATTCGCAAGACCAGTCTTTCCTCAAAAGAAAAAGTGAATCTTACTTTGAAAACCGTCAATTCTTAAAGCATCACAGCTATCTGATGATCACTCGGAAGGCAGATAACCGGAAATTATCAAATTCTGTGTTTTCAAATTTGTTGCGACCAACTCTGGTACCCTCTGTGTCACTTCAACCACAGGTACTGCAAGATTTTCTGGATAAAACGAGCCAGGTGATGAAGTTGCTATCGGAGGGAAGTCATATACGCTCAAGGCAACTAACTGCTGATGAAATCGCTGGCGATGAAAAGAAAGCTGGTTTACTTGAACGATATTGTTTCCTGCTTTCACCAGAAGAACGACCCATTCGCCGTGACATTATTTTCAAACCGGAATGGCAAATTGGGGAAAAGCATGTCCAGATGTTTAGCCTAGCCGATCCGGAGGACCTGCCTGCTATTTGCGGTAGCCGGATCACCTATGATAAATATTCGACTGACGTCAGTAAATTTTCAGTAGGTTTTGCGGCCTCTGTTGGTTTGCTTTTGCGTACCAATCACATTTATAACCAATTCCTTATTGTTCAGAACACTACAAAAACTGCTAAGCGACTGGAAACCCGACGCAGAAGGCTTCAGTCACTTTCTGCCTATTCTCGCGAAAATGCCATTAGTTGTGATGCCACAAATGCATTTCTTAGTGAAATGATCAGCCAGCAGCGTCAGCCGGTAAAAGCACATTTCAATATTATTACCTGGACAGATAATCCGGAGGAATTAAAAGATCTCCGCAATAAAGCTTCATCTGCTATTGCGCAAATGGATGCTTCGCCGAGGCAGGAAATTAAAGGGGCGCCTCAGCTGTTCTGGGCTTCGCTCCCAGGAAACGCTGCAGATCTTCCAATCAATGAAACTTTCGACAGTTTCGCTGAGCAAGCAACTTGTTTTCTTGCCCAGGAAACCAATTACCGGACTGTAAAGCCTGAACAGGGAATCCGCTTTACTGATCGCTTTGGTAGGCCTGTATACGAAGACCTGTTCGATTTGCCACGAACTGAATATGGATGGACTTCCAATATGGGCCTGCTTTGCTGCGGTAGCTCGGGGGGCGGTAAATCGATGACACTAAATCATATTCTTCGATCCCTCTATGATCAGGACGCGCATTGTGTTATTATCGATATAGGAGGCTCTTACAAGGGGCTGTGTGAATTAGTGAAAGGGTATTACTTTACTTACGAAGAAAAAAATCCCATTAAATTCAATCCTTTCTGGCTTCCAGAAGGATTATCACTGGATACGGAAAAAAAAGAGAGCCTTAAATCCCTATTAATTGCACTATGGAAACAGGAAAACGATCCCTATAACCGTTCTGAGTATGTCGCACTGTCCAATGCTTTGCAGGGATATTATCAACTTTTGGAAAATGATGAATCGGTTTTTCCTTGTTTTAACACATTTTATGAGTATTTACAGACAACATATGCTGAATTACTCAAAGAACACCGGGTTAAGGATAAAGACTTCGATTTGGATAACTTTTTATATGTCTTAAGACCCTATTACAAGAATGGTGAATTTGACTATCTATTGAATGCTACAGAGAATTTAAACCTTCTTGATCAGCGCTTTATAGTCATAGAACTTGATAATTTGAAGGATCATCCCGTTCTCTTCAGCGTTGTAACATTGTTGGTTACAGAGATGTTCGTTTCAAAGATGCGAAAATTGGCGGGAACCCGCAAAGTATTGATTATTGATGAGGCATGGAAGGCAATCGCCCGAAGCGGAATGGCAGATTTTCTGAAATATGCATTCAAGACCATTCGGAAGTTTAACGGTATACCCGGAGTAGTCACCCAGGAGCTGGATGACCTTGTCAGTTCACCAATTATTAAGGACGCTATCATCAACAACGCAGACATTAAGATCCTGATGGACATGCGCAAGTTCATGTTCAAATTCGACAAGCTACAGGACGTTCTTGGCTTGTCAGATAAGGCCAAAACAATCCTCCTTTCTGTTAACAAGGATAACCATGAGATTTTCATAGATCTGGGTGGCCAGATGTCAAAAGTTTTTAAAAATGAGCTCTGCCCCGAAGAATATTTTGCATATACAACCGACGGTAAAGAACGCGTGAGAGTACTAGAGTATGCGGAACGGTTTGGTGGCGACATGGAACTCGCGATTGGCAAGCTCCTTGAGGATATTAAGAAAGAAAAGCATTTATTAAACTAA
- the traJ gene encoding conjugative transposon protein TraJ, which produces MTFKNINRTLLLLLLISFPGILFAQGMPEQIRGLHKILENLYNEMLPMCGNLIGVGQALAGFAALFYIGVRVWRHIAAAEPIDFFPLFRPFVLGFCILNFQSVIGIMNGVLSPTVQGTSSMLNNTNRSIEKLMEQREKERKESMAYKMYGVNDGAGDRDIWMQYTHSDKVNNEGILGSVGYDIEFAVSKAYYNFKSMFKDFISFLLQLLYEAAALCINTIRTFKLLVLAILGPIVLGLAVFDGFQHTLPVYLGRYINIYLWLPIANILGSLLGKIQEEMIRLDTAQIQQTGDSFFSTADIGYIVFMIIGIVCYFTIPSIANMVVNAGGGNPITAKTTSLFGGIATGTVAATAAVTGGGVGMVADAMGNANLMMSQGMSKSGTNSGYFRDKVDDKK; this is translated from the coding sequence ATGACTTTTAAAAACATAAATAGAACATTGCTGTTATTGCTACTGATAAGTTTTCCGGGAATATTATTTGCCCAGGGTATGCCGGAACAAATCAGGGGACTGCACAAAATCCTTGAAAATCTGTATAATGAGATGCTGCCAATGTGCGGGAATCTGATCGGTGTGGGTCAGGCGCTGGCGGGTTTTGCGGCATTATTTTATATTGGCGTGAGGGTCTGGCGACATATTGCTGCTGCAGAGCCGATAGATTTTTTTCCACTATTTCGACCTTTTGTATTGGGATTTTGTATCCTGAACTTTCAATCTGTTATTGGAATTATGAATGGCGTTCTCAGTCCTACAGTTCAGGGAACGAGTTCTATGCTGAATAATACCAATAGATCTATAGAGAAACTTATGGAACAGCGTGAGAAGGAGCGAAAAGAATCGATGGCGTACAAAATGTACGGAGTTAATGATGGAGCTGGGGATCGCGATATTTGGATGCAGTATACCCACAGCGACAAAGTTAATAATGAAGGCATACTTGGAAGCGTGGGATACGATATTGAATTTGCTGTGTCCAAAGCATATTATAACTTTAAAAGCATGTTTAAGGACTTTATTTCCTTCCTTCTTCAACTACTTTACGAGGCTGCTGCTCTTTGCATCAACACTATCCGCACCTTTAAGCTATTGGTTTTGGCAATTTTAGGGCCTATTGTGCTTGGGCTCGCTGTATTCGACGGTTTTCAGCACACACTCCCTGTATATTTGGGGCGTTACATAAATATATATCTGTGGCTGCCAATAGCGAATATCCTGGGATCCCTACTCGGTAAAATACAGGAAGAAATGATCAGATTAGATACAGCACAAATACAACAAACTGGCGATTCGTTTTTTAGTACTGCAGATATTGGTTACATAGTATTTATGATTATTGGTATTGTTTGTTATTTTACAATTCCGAGTATAGCAAATATGGTAGTTAATGCTGGCGGGGGTAATCCAATTACTGCAAAGACTACTAGCTTATTCGGGGGAATAGCAACGGGAACAGTGGCAGCCACAGCCGCTGTCACAGGTGGTGGTGTCGGAATGGTCGCAGATGCCATGGGAAACGCTAATCTAATGATGAGCCAGGGAATGAGTAAATCCGGGACGAATAGTGGTTATTTCCGAGACAAAGTGGATGACAAAAAATGA
- a CDS encoding GNAT family N-acetyltransferase: MREAQNTDKSSVVEILARSFATNKSVNYIIGDGKKRTRRLNALMAYSYDFCKRNGEVFLSEDGSGCALIVMPDEKRTTLLSIFQDLRLVFTCIGLKNLSKAIKRESIIKRHHPNSKLYYLWYIGVDPLAQGNGIGTVLLSELIQRGQALGRTICLETSTEINLPWYKENGFATYKTIDLGYPLYFLKHQR, encoded by the coding sequence ATGCGTGAAGCCCAAAATACCGATAAGAGTTCCGTTGTCGAGATCTTAGCGAGGTCATTTGCAACAAACAAAAGTGTCAATTATATCATCGGCGACGGTAAAAAACGAACGAGAAGGCTTAATGCGCTTATGGCCTATTCTTACGATTTCTGTAAACGCAATGGCGAAGTATTTTTATCTGAAGATGGCAGTGGATGTGCCCTTATTGTTATGCCCGACGAAAAGAGGACAACCCTTTTAAGCATATTTCAGGACCTCCGCCTGGTTTTTACGTGCATCGGTTTGAAAAACCTTTCGAAAGCAATAAAACGTGAATCAATAATAAAAAGACATCATCCTAACTCGAAATTATACTACCTGTGGTATATAGGAGTAGATCCATTGGCGCAAGGAAATGGCATCGGCACTGTATTACTCAGCGAACTTATCCAGCGGGGTCAGGCATTAGGAAGGACAATCTGCCTTGAGACTTCCACCGAAATAAATCTGCCGTGGTATAAAGAAAATGGATTTGCAACATATAAAACTATTGATTTGGGGTATCCATTATATTTTTTGAAGCATCAGCGATAA
- a CDS encoding RteC domain-containing protein, producing MIIETLKLLEEMNNKLSALSGLAEDDLFSIQQAILITSESIAQLKSMLTKSDFDSITAEIRFFKKLKPQFDGRLIFYLMQLRMQTKSFSSDRSLSYEKELQHAEVFYQSQYSFWQYYKMGLSDLDEHYFTRKGGEEPLFLDEQQIHYDSKSNTPMSAVVARFHAYELLKDHYSRLTTAPALPTSQTKGKVLTLSWTSSKSELIELIYALHEYRAFNNGQLDIKKVAEYFSTVFNVRFSNIYKTYEDIRLRKKNNTPFLDALKSCLERRIDRDNENAM from the coding sequence ATGATAATAGAAACCCTCAAACTCCTGGAAGAAATGAATAACAAATTGTCTGCACTTTCAGGTCTTGCTGAAGATGATTTATTTAGTATTCAACAGGCAATTCTAATTACTTCTGAATCGATTGCCCAGCTAAAGTCCATGCTAACAAAATCTGATTTTGATTCAATAACAGCAGAAATTCGCTTCTTCAAAAAGTTAAAACCCCAGTTTGATGGCAGGCTTATTTTTTACCTGATGCAACTCCGGATGCAAACAAAATCCTTTTCTTCTGATCGTTCTTTATCTTATGAAAAGGAATTACAACATGCTGAAGTGTTTTATCAGAGCCAATATTCATTTTGGCAGTATTATAAGATGGGACTATCTGATCTTGACGAACATTATTTTACTAGAAAGGGAGGCGAGGAACCGCTTTTCCTGGATGAACAGCAAATTCATTATGACAGTAAGTCTAACACTCCAATGAGTGCAGTCGTTGCAAGATTTCATGCCTATGAACTTTTAAAAGATCATTACTCGAGGTTGACTACTGCCCCCGCTTTGCCCACTTCTCAAACAAAAGGTAAGGTATTAACTCTTTCCTGGACTTCATCTAAGTCAGAACTGATCGAACTTATTTATGCGCTGCATGAATACCGTGCATTCAACAACGGGCAACTGGATATAAAGAAAGTAGCTGAATATTTCTCAACGGTATTTAATGTCCGGTTCAGTAATATCTATAAAACATACGAAGATATCCGGCTTCGTAAAAAGAACAATACTCCTTTTCTGGATGCTCTGAAATCTTGCCTTGAACGACGCATTGACCGCGACAACGAAAATGCCATGTAA
- a CDS encoding phosphoadenosine phosphosulfate reductase family protein: MSEIITNAIREYSPKRILLLFSGGHDSLCSTHYSATFLKSLGLDFTVYHGNTGIGIRQSRDYVRRTCMEQDWKLYEGYAGDAYEKLVSKYGFPGPQSHKFMYITLKERPLKKYITHFCKSSPYARENILLITGIRKSESRIRMGYRDFIKKEGSAVWLSPIFYWTESDSEIYMRQNELLRNPVKDKICISGECLCGAFAGNEEWAEIRHSFPEAALEIERLHKIAIQNGKPWGWASSPTKYYKHNPQGQMKMFMCIGCEEKKQQRRETISNINTI; this comes from the coding sequence ATGAGTGAAATAATAACAAATGCTATAAGGGAGTACAGTCCCAAAAGAATATTGCTGCTTTTTTCTGGTGGGCATGATTCTCTTTGTAGCACACATTATTCAGCAACCTTTCTTAAATCTTTAGGACTGGATTTTACGGTATATCATGGGAATACGGGAATTGGAATCAGGCAGTCCAGGGATTATGTGCGCAGGACCTGCATGGAGCAAGATTGGAAACTTTATGAAGGGTACGCCGGCGATGCATATGAAAAACTAGTGTCAAAATATGGCTTCCCAGGTCCTCAATCACACAAATTCATGTATATAACGCTTAAAGAGCGGCCATTAAAAAAATATATTACCCATTTCTGTAAATCATCCCCCTACGCAAGAGAAAACATCCTTCTGATTACGGGTATACGCAAATCAGAGAGTAGAATACGAATGGGCTACAGAGATTTTATAAAAAAGGAGGGAAGCGCAGTTTGGCTTTCACCAATCTTTTACTGGACGGAATCAGACTCTGAAATCTATATGAGGCAAAACGAACTCCTAAGAAACCCTGTTAAAGATAAGATTTGTATAAGCGGCGAATGTTTATGTGGGGCGTTTGCGGGGAACGAGGAGTGGGCTGAAATAAGGCACTCATTTCCTGAAGCCGCTCTCGAAATCGAACGGTTGCACAAGATCGCCATCCAAAATGGCAAACCCTGGGGGTGGGCGTCATCACCGACAAAGTACTATAAGCATAATCCGCAGGGGCAGATGAAAATGTTTATGTGTATTGGATGTGAGGAAAAGAAACAGCAACGCAGAGAAACCATCTCCAATATCAACACGATTTGA
- a CDS encoding helix-turn-helix transcriptional regulator, whose product MLIPGTEMHLITFCFVCIEFVILSYLCIYRLARKDDKTIILDLYLCLFLLAYNVSGGLLPDAKLPGGFFLQECIAYATGFFTPCYFPYYVYKGFDLKLMKFHAKVGVFVFLATSYLVFVIVFGLTGDIGVAKNILIVPTLYSIWVLYSVHRAIRLKYNNQIKSREAREELIVLAFCLSPWLMLPLITYFDLGQAIEATATNTGFLLLLALHLKRNIVQLRQEHKRLLESELYLKKWNLILQQEVEKRTREIEQLNREEKFRLNCSQYQLTSREKEIAFLVFMGETYKGVAGRLSIAERTVAKHLQNIFYKIRVSNRVELCQKLGL is encoded by the coding sequence ATGCTTATTCCAGGCACAGAAATGCATTTGATTACATTCTGTTTTGTTTGTATCGAATTCGTTATCCTGTCTTACCTATGCATATATCGCCTGGCAAGGAAAGACGACAAAACGATTATTCTTGACCTGTACCTATGTCTGTTCCTTTTGGCGTATAACGTTTCCGGCGGGCTGCTGCCAGATGCAAAACTCCCCGGAGGTTTTTTTCTTCAGGAATGTATTGCATATGCAACAGGCTTTTTCACCCCTTGTTATTTCCCGTACTACGTATATAAAGGGTTCGACCTAAAACTAATGAAATTTCATGCGAAAGTTGGGGTTTTCGTTTTCCTTGCGACCTCCTATCTTGTTTTTGTAATTGTTTTTGGCCTAACAGGAGATATAGGTGTTGCCAAAAATATTCTTATTGTACCAACTTTATATTCTATATGGGTTTTGTATTCGGTACACCGGGCAATACGTCTTAAATATAACAATCAGATCAAATCCAGGGAAGCGAGGGAAGAGCTAATTGTTCTGGCGTTCTGCTTAAGTCCCTGGCTTATGCTCCCTTTAATTACTTACTTCGATTTGGGCCAAGCGATAGAAGCGACTGCCACTAATACCGGATTTTTATTGTTGCTTGCCCTTCACTTAAAACGCAACATAGTTCAATTGAGACAGGAACATAAACGCCTACTTGAATCCGAGCTATACCTAAAGAAGTGGAACCTGATCCTACAGCAGGAAGTTGAAAAGCGGACACGGGAAATTGAACAGTTAAACAGGGAAGAAAAATTCAGGCTTAACTGTTCCCAGTATCAGCTTACCAGCAGAGAAAAGGAAATTGCATTTTTGGTGTTTATGGGGGAAACATACAAAGGGGTCGCGGGGAGATTATCTATAGCGGAGCGGACTGTGGCAAAGCATCTCCAAAACATTTTCTATAAAATAAGGGTATCAAACCGTGTTGAACTCTGCCAAAAATTAGGTTTGTGA
- a CDS encoding retropepsin-like aspartic protease: protein MIAYLFKRCVASCILFCYLLGSAQTVLPKYIQAEQNLEQLYHKRDLFKLRSQFNRVKSGLPDDKKLFYQAVIDNVFNRCETSNEMIEQFNKRFPAATDSVRRALLLLQADNYSKLYQYQQAANCYDSLIHSYPALKDSAIREDLEGSKALWTAIASVPAQQISINYPAIVPFQKDKIGLIEVPMTREQDTCNLIFDTGANISVITESNARKMHMEIYPVNIDVASGISGQVIQSSLAVSDTLFLGKILITNAVFLLLPDDMLYFKQQDYQQQGIIGQPIISQLEQIIIRQSGTIEIMNDPVKNKEYNLAFDGPMPIVNFTVGQDRLPFRFDTGTSSSVLYQPFFTRYKNMIVKEGTPYELKSAGVGGMVSTAAAYKLKNFRIDVAGHKVMLPEINVRTTPLGESENYYGNLGIDLLQGFKSFTINFKEMFIEVE, encoded by the coding sequence ATGATAGCCTATTTATTCAAACGATGCGTTGCCTCGTGTATCTTATTTTGCTATCTGCTTGGTTCTGCACAGACTGTACTTCCCAAATATATACAAGCTGAACAGAACCTTGAACAATTATATCACAAAAGGGATCTTTTTAAACTGCGTTCTCAGTTTAATAGAGTAAAATCCGGCTTACCCGACGACAAAAAATTGTTTTATCAGGCGGTAATTGACAATGTTTTCAATCGTTGTGAGACATCTAATGAAATGATTGAGCAGTTCAATAAACGTTTCCCCGCCGCAACGGATTCGGTGCGAAGAGCCTTGCTCCTTCTTCAGGCCGATAATTATAGTAAGCTGTATCAATACCAACAAGCGGCAAATTGTTACGACAGTTTGATTCACTCCTATCCAGCACTCAAAGATAGCGCCATAAGGGAGGATTTAGAGGGATCCAAAGCGTTGTGGACAGCAATAGCCAGTGTGCCGGCTCAGCAAATTTCTATCAACTACCCGGCTATCGTTCCTTTTCAAAAAGATAAAATCGGCCTCATTGAAGTACCAATGACACGAGAACAGGATACCTGTAATCTAATATTTGATACTGGCGCGAATATATCTGTGATTACAGAAAGCAACGCGCGGAAAATGCATATGGAAATCTACCCGGTGAACATTGATGTGGCCAGTGGTATTTCCGGGCAGGTAATTCAGTCATCGCTTGCAGTGTCCGATACCCTATTCTTAGGAAAAATATTGATCACCAATGCAGTATTTCTATTATTACCGGATGATATGCTGTATTTTAAACAGCAGGATTACCAGCAACAGGGAATTATAGGTCAGCCCATCATTTCACAGCTAGAGCAAATTATTATCCGTCAAAGTGGAACTATTGAAATCATGAACGATCCCGTAAAAAATAAGGAGTACAATCTGGCTTTTGATGGCCCGATGCCCATCGTCAATTTTACAGTCGGACAAGATCGTCTCCCCTTTCGCTTCGACACCGGTACCTCTTCTTCGGTGTTGTACCAGCCTTTCTTTACCAGGTATAAAAATATGATTGTCAAGGAGGGAACGCCTTATGAGCTGAAATCAGCCGGCGTGGGGGGCATGGTAAGCACCGCTGCTGCTTACAAGCTCAAAAATTTCAGGATTGATGTTGCTGGTCATAAAGTAATGTTACCTGAAATCAATGTCAGAACGACGCCCCTTGGTGAAAGCGAGAATTACTATGGCAATTTAGGCATCGATCTTCTTCAAGGGTTTAAATCATTTACTATTAATTTCAAAGAGATGTTTATAGAAGTGGAATAA
- a CDS encoding TerB family tellurite resistance protein has protein sequence MKKIFITTTLFVISFTSLPLNTIAQEQEIAQLVLNLEKLNQLRKILQQLYDGYKIISEGYNKVKGVTSGNYKIHELFLDGLYKVSPAVKKYRRVADIIRDQAAILKESKAALKDLTSFNVFTNGQIEYVDKVYDRLIDDSMKNLDELLMIITAGQLRMSDNERLKGIDRIYQDVQKKLLFLRSFNNRQKMIAVEKLRDKSENQTLESFHGIK, from the coding sequence ATGAAAAAGATATTCATAACCACAACCCTATTTGTTATCTCATTTACATCGCTACCGTTAAATACGATTGCACAGGAGCAAGAGATAGCCCAACTTGTACTTAACCTGGAAAAGTTGAACCAGCTGCGCAAGATCTTGCAGCAATTGTATGACGGGTACAAGATCATTAGCGAAGGGTACAATAAAGTAAAGGGAGTCACCTCTGGAAATTATAAAATACACGAACTGTTTTTAGATGGGTTGTATAAAGTAAGTCCTGCCGTAAAAAAATATCGCCGGGTTGCTGATATCATTCGTGATCAGGCCGCAATATTAAAGGAAAGTAAAGCGGCATTAAAAGACCTTACCTCGTTCAACGTATTTACAAATGGGCAAATCGAGTATGTCGACAAAGTATACGATAGGCTGATCGATGACAGTATGAAGAATTTAGATGAATTATTGATGATTATTACTGCCGGCCAGTTGCGTATGAGTGACAACGAGCGGCTAAAAGGCATTGATCGGATATATCAGGATGTTCAAAAGAAATTGCTTTTTCTGCGAAGTTTTAACAACAGGCAAAAAATGATAGCAGTAGAAAAACTCAGGGATAAAAGCGAAAATCAAACACTGGAATCATTCCACGGAATTAAATAG
- a CDS encoding DUF4133 domain-containing protein, whose product MASVYEINKGINRPIEFKGFRAQYVTYLAIGLVLLLLLFAIGYLVGIYPYVLVAGIGGGGFFMISWIYKMSHKYGEYGLMKVSAYRGIPAAIVCKSRKPLLHLNEKGGAK is encoded by the coding sequence ATGGCAAGCGTTTATGAAATCAACAAGGGAATTAATCGTCCCATTGAGTTTAAAGGGTTTCGCGCCCAGTATGTTACTTACCTAGCAATCGGCCTGGTTTTGCTATTGTTGCTTTTTGCGATCGGTTATCTGGTTGGTATTTATCCATATGTATTAGTCGCAGGTATTGGCGGCGGCGGCTTTTTTATGATCAGCTGGATCTATAAGATGAGCCATAAATATGGAGAGTATGGATTAATGAAGGTTTCTGCTTACCGTGGTATTCCTGCTGCAATTGTATGCAAAAGCCGCAAACCATTGCTTCATCTGAATGAGAAAGGGGGTGCCAAATGA
- a CDS encoding DUF6660 family protein, giving the protein MRWIIAIATLGFYLATLFGVSCSDIDNSCEQAKSVSQIMKYSHNDDKDDNCTPFCQCTCCSVSITSFSALSPEFSIPSQDFTTKKIVIGEFLFVSNYFGNIWQPPRFNA; this is encoded by the coding sequence ATGAGATGGATAATAGCAATAGCAACATTAGGATTTTACCTCGCAACGCTTTTTGGCGTATCGTGTAGTGATATCGATAATAGTTGTGAACAGGCAAAATCTGTATCTCAAATAATGAAATATAGTCATAATGACGACAAGGATGACAATTGTACACCCTTTTGTCAATGTACTTGTTGTAGCGTTTCAATAACCTCATTTAGTGCTCTCTCACCAGAATTTAGTATCCCTTCACAAGACTTTACAACCAAAAAAATTGTAATCGGAGAATTTTTGTTTGTTTCCAATTACTTCGGCAATATCTGGCAGCCGCCGAGATTTAACGCTTAA